One segment of Nocardioides sp. QY071 DNA contains the following:
- a CDS encoding helix-turn-helix domain-containing protein gives MPSQPSIAVPIVEGMTLFEIGMPLEALGYDWDREASPLYDVTLYGDLRGVRVHGGSRLVPHRPLAALDEADTVLVPAIRPDEPANPALVGALRRAAAADVRMVSLCTGAFALAEAGILDGRRATTHWRWADLLQRRYPAIDVDARAIYVDDGVLTSAGSAAGLDLCLHLIRTDHGQQAANTIARNLVIAAHRDGDQAQYVAADPLTEQAHWLDDLRAWLHAHLHDDITLERLAGAAAASPRTLARRFQRDIGTTPMRWVAAERIAIAKRLLETTDLPLDRIGHDAGYYSPATFRASFISDVGITPGRYRRRFAARGGPGQSPGRPDRPRRR, from the coding sequence ATGCCATCGCAGCCGTCGATCGCGGTCCCGATCGTGGAGGGCATGACGCTCTTCGAGATCGGCATGCCGCTCGAGGCGCTGGGCTACGACTGGGACCGTGAGGCGAGCCCGCTCTACGACGTCACGCTGTACGGCGACCTGAGGGGCGTGCGGGTCCACGGCGGCTCCCGGCTGGTGCCGCACCGGCCGCTCGCCGCGCTCGACGAGGCCGACACCGTCCTGGTCCCGGCGATCCGCCCGGACGAGCCGGCGAACCCGGCGCTGGTGGGTGCGCTGCGCCGGGCCGCGGCCGCCGACGTACGCATGGTCTCGCTGTGCACCGGCGCCTTCGCGCTGGCGGAGGCGGGCATCCTCGACGGCCGCCGGGCCACGACGCACTGGCGCTGGGCCGACCTCCTCCAGCGCCGCTACCCGGCGATCGACGTGGACGCCCGCGCGATCTACGTCGACGACGGAGTGCTCACCAGCGCCGGCTCGGCGGCCGGGCTCGACCTCTGCCTCCACCTGATCCGCACCGACCACGGCCAGCAGGCCGCGAACACGATCGCGCGCAACCTCGTGATCGCCGCGCACCGTGACGGCGACCAGGCGCAGTACGTCGCCGCGGACCCGCTGACCGAGCAGGCGCACTGGCTCGACGACCTCCGGGCCTGGCTGCACGCCCACCTGCACGACGACATCACCCTCGAGCGGCTCGCCGGCGCGGCCGCGGCATCACCTCGTACCCTCGCCCGGCGCTTCCAGCGCGACATCGGGACCACGCCCATGCGCTGGGTGGCCGCCGAGCGGATCGCGATCGCCAAGCGCCTGCTCGAGACGACCGACCTACCGCTCGACCGGATCGGCCACGACGCCGGCTACTACTCCCCGGCGACCTTCCGGGCGAGCTTCATCTCCGACGTCGGGATCACGCCCGGTCGCTACCGGCGCCGCTTCGCAGCACGAGGCGGGCCAGGGCAGTCTCCAGGCCGGCCTGACCGGCCTCGACGACGGTGA
- a CDS encoding Lrp/AsnC family transcriptional regulator, with protein MSKPKSPPLDDVSKAIIAELQEDGRRSYAAIGKAVGLSEAAVRQRVQRLVDSGVMQVVAVTDPTEIGFARQAMIGIRATGELEPIAEALAELKEVDYVVITAGSFDLLAEVVAESDEHLLEIISRRIRPLPGVLSTETLLYLKLVKQTYSWGVR; from the coding sequence GTGTCCAAGCCGAAGTCGCCGCCCCTCGATGACGTCTCGAAAGCGATCATCGCCGAGCTCCAGGAGGACGGACGACGCTCGTACGCCGCGATCGGCAAGGCCGTCGGCCTGTCCGAGGCGGCGGTGCGCCAGCGGGTCCAGCGGCTCGTCGACAGCGGGGTGATGCAGGTCGTCGCGGTCACCGATCCCACCGAGATCGGCTTCGCCCGCCAGGCGATGATCGGGATCCGCGCCACCGGCGAGCTCGAGCCGATCGCCGAGGCTCTCGCGGAGCTGAAGGAGGTCGACTACGTCGTGATCACGGCCGGCTCCTTCGACCTGCTCGCGGAGGTGGTCGCGGAGAGCGACGAGCACCTGCTCGAGATCATCTCCCGGCGGATCCGACCGCTTCCCGGCGTGCTGAGCACCGAGACCCTGCTCTATCTCAAGCTGGTCAAGCAGACCTACTCGTGGGGCGTGCGCTGA
- a CDS encoding BCCT family transporter — MAEVTLEKSTGPGDEQPGQPGHAGGAPVPLDRVTFGVAAALVLAFLLWGAVDSDSMTTSTSKTLAWVTGNFGWMFVLVSAGFLILSCYLAVTRYGNIRLGPDDSTPEFSTFSWVSMMFATGMGIGLMFWGVAEPLTYLTSTDPGSTPPGRAEAGTPEAARTSMEYAFFHWGLHPWSMYAVIGLAIGYFAYRKGAGNLVSGAFGPLLGRRATEGPGKAIDVIAIFATLFGSATSLGLGALQITGGLDDVFGSGESKWLTVGVIAVLTACFVLSAVSGVDKGVQILSNANAVAAVLLVFFLFVVGPTVFILSTFTESLGGYLTHLPAMSFRTGAFGGDAFISGWTIFYWAWWVSWTPFVGMFIARISKGRTIREFVIYVIAVPSLVSFVWFSIMAGSAFDVQLSGADDLGAVLAKEGSESALFTTLREYPIASVTVVLAVFLIAIFFITGADSASIVMGMLSQHGKEEPMRWLVVFWGVAQGAVASILLWSGGLSALQTLVIIVAGPFMLIIVAMCVSLVKSLRAEPYESTLPPRVRRAVLHAQKYDLIDHQNVALASLGADIAPEAAREDDEVP; from the coding sequence ATGGCCGAGGTGACGCTGGAGAAGTCGACGGGGCCCGGGGACGAGCAGCCGGGCCAGCCGGGCCACGCGGGTGGGGCGCCGGTCCCGCTGGACCGGGTCACCTTCGGTGTGGCCGCGGCCCTCGTCCTCGCCTTCCTGCTGTGGGGTGCCGTCGACTCGGACTCGATGACCACCAGCACGAGCAAGACGCTGGCCTGGGTCACCGGGAACTTCGGCTGGATGTTCGTGCTCGTCAGCGCCGGGTTCCTCATCCTGTCCTGCTATCTCGCGGTGACGCGCTACGGCAACATCAGGCTCGGTCCCGACGACTCGACCCCCGAGTTCTCGACCTTCTCCTGGGTGTCGATGATGTTCGCCACCGGGATGGGGATCGGCCTGATGTTCTGGGGCGTCGCCGAGCCGCTGACCTACCTCACGTCGACCGACCCCGGCAGCACCCCGCCGGGCCGGGCCGAGGCGGGCACCCCCGAGGCGGCCCGTACGTCGATGGAGTACGCGTTCTTCCACTGGGGCCTGCACCCGTGGTCGATGTACGCCGTCATCGGGCTCGCGATCGGCTACTTCGCCTACCGCAAGGGCGCCGGCAACCTGGTGTCCGGGGCGTTCGGCCCGCTGCTGGGACGCCGGGCGACCGAGGGACCGGGCAAGGCGATCGACGTGATCGCCATCTTCGCGACCCTCTTCGGCTCGGCGACCTCGCTCGGCCTCGGCGCCCTGCAGATCACCGGCGGCCTCGACGACGTGTTCGGCTCGGGGGAGTCCAAGTGGCTCACCGTCGGCGTCATCGCCGTGCTCACGGCGTGCTTCGTGCTGTCCGCGGTGAGCGGTGTCGACAAGGGCGTGCAGATCCTCTCCAACGCCAACGCGGTCGCCGCCGTGCTGCTGGTGTTCTTCCTCTTCGTCGTCGGCCCGACGGTGTTCATCCTGAGCACGTTCACCGAGTCGCTCGGCGGCTACCTCACCCACCTGCCGGCGATGTCCTTCCGCACCGGCGCCTTCGGCGGCGACGCGTTCATCAGCGGCTGGACGATCTTCTACTGGGCCTGGTGGGTGTCCTGGACGCCCTTCGTCGGCATGTTCATCGCCCGGATCTCCAAGGGCCGCACGATCCGCGAGTTCGTGATCTACGTGATCGCGGTCCCGAGCCTGGTCTCGTTCGTGTGGTTCTCGATCATGGCCGGGTCCGCCTTCGACGTACAGCTGAGCGGTGCCGACGACCTGGGGGCGGTGCTCGCGAAGGAGGGCAGCGAGAGCGCGCTGTTCACGACCCTGCGCGAGTATCCGATCGCGTCGGTGACCGTGGTCCTGGCCGTGTTCCTCATCGCGATCTTCTTCATCACCGGCGCGGACTCCGCCTCGATCGTGATGGGCATGCTGAGCCAGCACGGCAAGGAGGAGCCGATGCGATGGCTGGTCGTCTTCTGGGGCGTCGCCCAGGGGGCTGTGGCCTCGATCCTGCTGTGGTCCGGCGGACTGAGCGCCCTGCAGACGCTCGTGATCATCGTCGCCGGGCCGTTCATGCTGATCATCGTCGCGATGTGCGTGTCGCTGGTGAAGTCGTTGCGGGCCGAGCCCTACGAGTCCACGCTGCCTCCGCGCGTACGCCGCGCCGTCCTGCACGCGCAGAAGTACGACCTCATCGACCACCAGAACGTCGCCCTCGCCAGCCTGGGCGCCGACATCGCGCCCGAGGCCGCCCGCGAGGACGACGAGGTCCCGTGA
- a CDS encoding ABC transporter permease: MRRGRFTGYWLMLPAGLWLALFFVIPFYSLLATSLFDPKGSVLTGYDVDYRFANFVDALDQFWEPLFRSLWYAGVATAICLVLGYVLAYAIAFKAGRWRNLLLVLVIAPFFTSFLVRTLSWKLILADDGFVVDTLQFLHVLGDDGRLLATPVAVIAGLVYNFLPFMVLPLYASLEKIDGRLIEAAGDLYASPARGFLKVTLPLSKPGVVAGTLLTFIPAAGDYINAALLGSPNQRMVGNVIQNLFTSTGDYATAGALSVILMAIIVAMVMVYIRTAGTEELV; this comes from the coding sequence ATGCGGCGCGGACGCTTCACCGGCTACTGGCTGATGCTGCCCGCGGGCCTGTGGCTCGCGCTGTTCTTCGTCATCCCGTTCTACTCGCTGCTCGCGACCAGCCTCTTCGACCCGAAGGGCTCCGTGCTGACCGGGTACGACGTCGACTACCGCTTCGCGAACTTCGTCGACGCACTCGACCAGTTCTGGGAGCCGCTCTTCCGCTCGTTGTGGTACGCCGGCGTCGCGACCGCGATCTGCTTGGTGCTCGGCTACGTGCTGGCCTACGCGATCGCGTTCAAGGCCGGCCGGTGGCGCAACCTCCTGCTGGTGCTGGTGATCGCGCCGTTCTTCACCAGCTTCCTGGTGCGCACCCTGTCGTGGAAGCTGATCCTCGCCGACGACGGGTTCGTCGTGGACACGCTGCAGTTCTTGCACGTGCTCGGCGACGACGGCCGGCTCCTGGCCACCCCGGTCGCGGTGATCGCCGGCCTGGTCTACAACTTCCTGCCGTTCATGGTGCTGCCGCTCTACGCCAGCCTCGAGAAGATCGACGGCCGGTTGATCGAGGCGGCGGGCGACCTGTACGCCTCCCCCGCGCGCGGCTTCCTGAAGGTGACCCTGCCGCTGTCGAAGCCGGGGGTCGTGGCCGGGACCCTGCTGACCTTCATCCCGGCCGCGGGCGACTACATCAACGCGGCGCTGCTGGGCAGTCCCAACCAGCGCATGGTCGGCAACGTCATCCAGAACCTGTTCACCAGCACCGGTGACTACGCCACGGCGGGCGCGCTCTCGGTGATCCTGATGGCGATCATCGTCGCCATGGTCATGGTCTACATCCGCACGGCGGGGACGGAGGAGCTCGTATGA
- a CDS encoding ABC transporter permease, translated as MNGVQRAGRWIGEHLVLAAGLLVLVYMFVPIAVVMLMSFNDNSKSRNVYAFRDFTWSNWANPCRPDGMCSAVVRSIEIGLLATLVATLLGTLAAFALVRHDFIGRSVANTVIFLPMASPEIVMGSSLLALFVAGGFGGRLGFVTIFIAHVMFCLSFVIVTVKARLSGLDENLEQAAMDLYASEWTTFWRVTFPLVFPGIAAAALLSFSLSFDDFIITNLNAGQTVTFPMFVWGVAQRGIPMQVNVVGTVMFLISLFLVLTNMLVTRKRAAA; from the coding sequence ATGAACGGCGTGCAGCGCGCCGGGCGGTGGATCGGCGAGCACCTGGTGCTCGCGGCCGGTCTGCTCGTGCTGGTCTACATGTTCGTGCCGATCGCCGTCGTGATGCTGATGAGCTTCAACGACAACAGCAAGTCCCGCAACGTCTACGCGTTCCGCGACTTCACCTGGAGCAACTGGGCCAACCCGTGCCGTCCGGACGGCATGTGCTCGGCCGTCGTACGCAGCATCGAGATCGGCCTGCTCGCGACCCTCGTGGCGACCCTGCTGGGCACCCTCGCCGCGTTCGCACTGGTCCGCCACGACTTCATCGGGCGCTCGGTCGCCAACACCGTGATCTTCCTGCCGATGGCCTCCCCCGAGATCGTGATGGGCTCCTCGCTGCTCGCGCTGTTCGTCGCGGGCGGCTTCGGCGGACGGCTGGGCTTCGTGACGATCTTCATCGCCCATGTGATGTTCTGCCTGTCCTTCGTGATCGTGACCGTGAAGGCACGACTCTCCGGCCTCGACGAGAACCTCGAGCAGGCCGCGATGGACCTCTATGCCAGCGAGTGGACGACCTTCTGGCGGGTGACCTTCCCACTGGTCTTCCCCGGCATCGCGGCCGCCGCGTTGCTGAGCTTCTCGCTGTCCTTCGACGACTTCATCATCACGAACCTCAACGCCGGCCAGACCGTGACCTTCCCGATGTTCGTGTGGGGTGTCGCCCAGCGCGGCATCCCGATGCAGGTCAACGTCGTCGGCACGGTCATGTTCCTGATCTCGCTGTTCCTGGTGCTCACCAACATGCTGGTGACCCGCAAGCGGGCTGCTGCCTGA
- a CDS encoding DUF1638 domain-containing protein yields the protein MSSSRTAPTSTTGSSTSSPSEPAGLDLIACGALAQPAAEIAARRGWPVTVHPLPPLLHNQPHLIAGEVRPLAERLRAAGHRVAIGYADCGTYGALDAVCAELGIERLPGLHCYDVIAGPDRLARLFEDQPGTYVLTDFLVRSFARTVVRELGLDRYPELRGDYFGAYTRVVWLAEQPDDELRRLAEDAAATIGLPLTVVEAGQAGLETALARLVLRSGAGSDRA from the coding sequence ATGTCGAGCTCTCGGACCGCCCCGACTTCAACGACCGGTTCGTCGACCAGCTCGCCTTCTGAGCCTGCCGGCCTGGACCTGATCGCCTGCGGGGCGCTCGCCCAGCCCGCGGCCGAGATCGCCGCGCGCCGCGGCTGGCCGGTGACGGTGCACCCGCTCCCCCCGCTGCTGCACAACCAGCCGCACCTGATCGCCGGCGAGGTCCGGCCGCTGGCCGAGCGGCTGCGCGCAGCCGGGCACCGGGTGGCGATCGGGTACGCCGACTGCGGCACCTACGGCGCGCTCGACGCCGTGTGCGCCGAGCTCGGCATCGAGCGGCTGCCCGGTCTGCACTGCTACGACGTGATCGCGGGACCGGATCGGCTGGCGCGGCTCTTCGAGGACCAGCCCGGCACCTACGTCCTGACCGACTTCCTGGTCCGCTCCTTCGCCCGCACCGTCGTGCGCGAGCTCGGCCTGGACCGCTACCCCGAGCTGCGCGGCGACTACTTCGGCGCCTACACCCGGGTCGTGTGGCTCGCCGAACAGCCGGACGACGAGCTCAGGCGGCTGGCCGAGGACGCTGCGGCGACCATCGGCCTGCCGCTCACCGTCGTCGAGGCCGGTCAGGCCGGCCTGGAGACTGCCCTGGCCCGCCTCGTGCTGCGAAGCGGCGCCGGTAGCGACCGGGCGTGA
- a CDS encoding methylenetetrahydrofolate reductase, with amino-acid sequence MRTHDRATVRRLLASARYEILPTATIEAKVLEAVPTEVPLTVTASPSMGLERTVGTAERLAAAGYTVVPHLAARMVSGRAELVELAARLAEAGITNVFVPGGDADPVGDYHDAVSLLEDLTAIGSPFAQIGVTGYPESHPKIHDDLTVQSMWDKRKHATYIVSNLTFDPAVIKDWLQRIRRRGIDLPLLLGVPGPVERTKLLGMATKIGVGDSTRFLAKQKGLMTRLVAPGGFTGESFVERCAPTLGDPLMRVAGLHVYTFNQVAETEAWRRDWLARLDG; translated from the coding sequence ATGCGCACCCACGACCGGGCCACGGTCCGCCGGCTGCTCGCAAGTGCGCGCTACGAGATCCTCCCGACCGCGACGATCGAGGCCAAGGTCCTCGAGGCCGTCCCGACCGAGGTCCCGTTGACGGTCACCGCCTCGCCGTCGATGGGGCTCGAGCGCACCGTCGGCACCGCGGAGCGCTTGGCCGCCGCCGGCTACACCGTCGTCCCGCACCTGGCGGCGCGGATGGTGAGCGGTCGCGCCGAGCTGGTGGAGCTCGCCGCGCGGCTGGCCGAGGCCGGGATCACCAACGTCTTCGTGCCCGGCGGCGACGCCGACCCGGTCGGCGACTACCACGACGCGGTCTCACTGTTGGAGGACCTGACCGCGATCGGCAGCCCGTTCGCGCAGATCGGCGTGACCGGCTATCCCGAGAGCCACCCGAAGATCCACGACGACCTGACCGTGCAGTCGATGTGGGACAAGCGCAAGCATGCGACGTACATCGTCAGCAACCTCACCTTCGACCCGGCGGTGATCAAGGACTGGCTGCAACGCATACGGCGCCGCGGCATCGACCTGCCTCTCCTGCTCGGTGTCCCGGGCCCGGTCGAGCGGACCAAGCTGCTGGGCATGGCGACCAAGATCGGCGTCGGCGACTCGACCCGGTTCCTGGCCAAGCAGAAGGGCCTGATGACCCGCCTGGTCGCCCCCGGCGGGTTCACCGGGGAGTCGTTCGTGGAGCGCTGTGCGCCGACCCTGGGCGACCCGCTGATGCGCGTTGCCGGGCTGCACGTCTACACCTTCAACCAGGTTGCCGAGACCGAGGCGTGGCGCCGGGACTGGCTGGCGCGGCTCGACGGCTGA
- a CDS encoding ABC transporter ATP-binding protein — protein MSLAADSGRSLRLTALTKEFATFTAVRSLDLEVPAGSFFALLGPSGCGKTTTLRMVAGLEVPTSGTIHLGEDEITYEKPYRRPVNTVFQNYALFPHLDIHENVAFGLRRRKVKDVDAQVKEMLALVELESQASKKPPQMSGGQQQRVALARALINRPEVLLLDEPLGALDLKLRRAMQIELKRIQTEVGLTFVHVTHDQEEAMTMADTIAVMNGGVIEQMGSPAELYENPRTTFVANFLGQSNLVPGTVSSAEGDVVRVDMHGIQVSIPAERAHTRSGDGWVGIRPEKVLIAPAGEPIDAPGNHMTGGIITDVSFVGVSTQYLVMMPWGQELMSFEQNTGRRAVLDKGTKVDVSWRPEFAFLLPASQDVNAGVIEEA, from the coding sequence ATGTCATTGGCGGCTGACAGCGGCCGGAGTCTCCGGCTCACCGCGCTCACCAAGGAGTTCGCGACCTTCACGGCCGTGCGCTCCCTCGACCTCGAGGTCCCCGCCGGCAGCTTCTTCGCGCTGTTGGGCCCCTCCGGCTGCGGCAAGACCACGACGCTGCGGATGGTCGCCGGGCTCGAGGTGCCGACCTCGGGCACGATCCACCTCGGCGAGGACGAGATCACCTACGAGAAGCCGTACCGCCGCCCGGTCAACACGGTCTTCCAGAACTACGCGCTCTTCCCGCACCTCGACATCCACGAGAACGTCGCCTTCGGCCTGCGCCGGCGCAAGGTCAAGGACGTCGACGCGCAGGTCAAGGAGATGCTCGCACTGGTGGAGCTCGAGTCGCAGGCGAGCAAGAAGCCGCCGCAGATGTCGGGTGGCCAGCAGCAGCGTGTCGCGCTGGCCCGCGCGCTGATCAACCGGCCCGAGGTGCTGCTGCTCGACGAGCCGCTCGGCGCGCTCGACCTCAAGCTGCGCCGCGCGATGCAGATCGAGCTCAAGCGGATCCAGACCGAGGTCGGCCTCACCTTCGTGCACGTCACGCACGACCAGGAGGAGGCGATGACCATGGCCGACACCATCGCCGTCATGAACGGCGGCGTGATCGAGCAGATGGGCTCCCCCGCCGAGCTCTACGAGAACCCGCGCACCACCTTCGTCGCCAACTTCCTCGGCCAGTCCAACCTGGTTCCCGGCACCGTCTCGAGCGCAGAGGGCGACGTCGTACGCGTCGACATGCACGGCATCCAGGTCTCCATCCCCGCCGAGCGGGCGCACACCCGCAGCGGCGACGGCTGGGTCGGCATCCGGCCCGAGAAGGTGCTCATCGCCCCGGCCGGCGAGCCGATCGACGCCCCGGGCAACCACATGACCGGCGGCATCATCACCGACGTCAGCTTCGTGGGCGTCAGCACCCAGTACCTCGTGATGATGCCTTGGGGCCAGGAGCTGATGTCCTTCGAGCAGAACACCGGCCGCCGCGCCGTGCTCGACAAGGGAACCAAGGTCGACGTGTCATGGCGCCCCGAGTTCGCATTCCTGCTGCCCGCCAGCCAGGACGTGAACGCCGGCGTGATCGAGGAGGCGTAG
- a CDS encoding spermidine/putrescine ABC transporter substrate-binding protein — protein sequence MVHARLSRRAALRGGAGVLLGGASLGVLPLFGTPDRKQDPASCRVRDLSSSDKRLVVSNWPGYIDEDDGDYTSTLTEFEKRTGIKVSYTADVNDNLEFFAKVVNQLGSCQSSKRDMFVLTDWMAARMIQVGWIQPLDKAKVPNVHANLIDSLQHVGWDPDRTYSAPWQSGLTGIAYNKSKVKEVRSFEELLTRSDLRGRISLLTEMRDTMGLIMLTEGADPADFDQDDWDNAIDRLRKARNDGQIRAFTGNDYIQDLSAGNILACEAWSGDVAAAEDENLVFVSPEEGQMIWSDNMLVPNLATHQGNAEEWVNYYYEPEVAAKLAAYVWYICPVKGAQEAMEKVDPSLVDNQLIFPSAESLKTMHSFMALEEFQIRAYEGDFADVIGG from the coding sequence GTGGTCCATGCCCGTCTGAGCCGCAGGGCGGCCCTTCGAGGAGGTGCCGGCGTCCTGCTCGGTGGCGCCAGTCTCGGCGTGCTGCCGCTGTTCGGCACCCCTGACCGCAAGCAGGACCCGGCGTCGTGCCGGGTCCGCGACCTGTCGTCGTCCGACAAGCGACTGGTCGTGTCGAACTGGCCCGGCTACATCGACGAGGACGACGGGGACTACACCTCGACGCTCACCGAGTTCGAGAAGCGCACCGGGATCAAGGTCAGCTACACCGCCGACGTCAACGACAACCTCGAGTTCTTCGCCAAGGTCGTCAACCAGCTCGGCTCGTGCCAGTCCTCGAAGCGCGACATGTTCGTGCTCACCGACTGGATGGCGGCCCGGATGATCCAGGTCGGCTGGATCCAGCCTCTCGACAAGGCGAAGGTGCCCAACGTCCACGCCAACCTGATCGACTCGTTGCAGCACGTCGGCTGGGACCCGGACCGCACCTACTCGGCCCCGTGGCAGAGCGGCCTGACCGGCATCGCCTACAACAAGTCGAAGGTCAAGGAGGTGCGCTCCTTCGAGGAGCTGCTCACCCGCTCGGACCTGCGCGGCCGCATCTCGCTGCTCACCGAGATGCGCGACACGATGGGCCTGATCATGCTGACCGAGGGCGCCGACCCGGCGGACTTCGACCAGGACGACTGGGACAACGCCATCGACCGGCTGCGCAAGGCCCGCAACGACGGCCAGATCCGGGCGTTCACGGGCAACGACTACATCCAGGACCTGTCCGCCGGGAACATCCTGGCCTGCGAGGCGTGGTCCGGTGACGTCGCGGCTGCCGAGGACGAGAACCTCGTCTTCGTCTCCCCCGAGGAGGGCCAGATGATCTGGTCCGACAACATGCTGGTCCCGAACCTCGCGACCCACCAGGGCAACGCCGAGGAGTGGGTCAACTACTACTACGAGCCCGAGGTGGCCGCGAAGCTCGCGGCGTACGTCTGGTACATCTGCCCGGTCAAGGGCGCCCAGGAGGCGATGGAGAAGGTCGATCCGAGCCTCGTCGACAACCAGCTGATCTTCCCGTCCGCCGAGTCGCTGAAGACGATGCACTCGTTCATGGCCCTCGAGGAGTTCCAGATCCGCGCCTACGAAGGAGATTTCGCCGATGTCATTGGCGGCTGA
- a CDS encoding ASKHA domain-containing protein, whose protein sequence is MTSDPDAPDPDFSLDHVRREGLMASPGTELVTHDGTGRVELSFNVEDAGGAPPTQRSVRVPPGVTVFDSASWNGIAIDSTCGGHGTCHKCKVRVTSVVEEVAQRPSRNPTPVSRHDVRTFTRDQLDAGWRLACLVQATRDLKVDVPPLTTRPKAATVGVGRQVILRPAVQKRYVELAEPDLSDQRTDLDRLLAAIDDLAPQPDLHALRRLPHVLRAADWKVTAVVVDEVLVDVEPGDTTGQRYAIAFDLGTTTVVATLLDVALGTPVGVASMLNKQQPYGGDVITRISATMLDPQTLPRLQQAAATTLAELAAQVCREGGVDPQQVYEVAIAGNATMTALVLGIDPEPLGVAPFVMATAQPPTVLASDVGLDVHPRARAVFFPALGAYVGGDIVAGMLATGMDRDKRTRLFIDVGTNCELVVSDGDRILSTAAPAGPAFEGGAIRCGMRAADGAIEVIKLGATPEDAVQLGVIGDVEPKGLCGSGLVDAVAELVRVGLLDVSGRFVPDEQAPEVAPALADRLTRIGEERVFVLHRPHADAVPEECVVLSQRDVRELQFAKAAISTGWTLLLEELGLEHRDVQQVLMAGSFGSYISPASAVRIGLVPKLPVLRIVSAGNVAGEGAKMALLSVRERAGAAALLQEVTYVELSDRPDFNDRFVDQLAF, encoded by the coding sequence ATGACCTCCGACCCGGACGCCCCCGATCCGGACTTCTCGCTCGACCACGTCCGCCGCGAGGGGTTGATGGCCAGCCCCGGCACGGAGCTGGTGACCCATGACGGCACCGGCCGGGTCGAGCTGTCGTTCAACGTCGAGGACGCCGGCGGCGCCCCGCCCACGCAGCGCAGCGTGCGGGTGCCGCCCGGCGTCACGGTCTTCGACTCCGCGTCCTGGAACGGCATCGCCATCGACTCCACCTGCGGTGGCCACGGCACCTGCCACAAGTGCAAGGTGCGCGTCACCTCGGTGGTTGAGGAGGTCGCGCAGCGACCGTCTCGAAACCCCACGCCCGTCTCGCGCCACGACGTGCGCACGTTCACCCGCGACCAGCTGGACGCGGGGTGGCGGCTGGCCTGCCTGGTGCAGGCAACGCGCGACCTGAAGGTCGACGTACCGCCGCTCACCACGCGTCCGAAGGCCGCGACCGTGGGCGTCGGGCGCCAGGTGATCCTGCGCCCGGCGGTGCAGAAGCGGTACGTCGAGCTGGCCGAGCCGGACCTGTCCGACCAGCGCACCGACCTCGACCGGCTGCTGGCGGCGATCGACGACCTCGCCCCTCAGCCCGACCTGCACGCCCTGCGCCGACTCCCCCACGTGCTCCGCGCGGCGGACTGGAAGGTCACCGCGGTCGTCGTCGACGAGGTCCTCGTCGACGTCGAGCCCGGCGACACGACGGGGCAGCGCTACGCGATCGCGTTCGACCTCGGCACGACCACCGTGGTGGCGACACTGCTCGACGTCGCCCTCGGCACGCCGGTCGGCGTGGCGTCCATGCTCAACAAGCAGCAGCCGTACGGCGGCGACGTGATCACCCGGATCAGCGCCACGATGCTGGATCCGCAGACCCTGCCCCGACTGCAGCAGGCGGCGGCCACGACGCTCGCGGAGCTGGCCGCGCAGGTCTGCCGCGAGGGCGGCGTCGACCCGCAGCAGGTCTACGAGGTCGCGATCGCCGGCAACGCCACCATGACCGCGCTCGTGCTCGGCATCGACCCCGAGCCGCTCGGCGTCGCGCCGTTCGTGATGGCCACCGCCCAGCCCCCGACCGTGCTGGCCAGCGACGTCGGGCTCGACGTCCACCCCCGGGCTCGGGCGGTCTTCTTCCCGGCTCTGGGCGCCTATGTCGGCGGCGACATCGTGGCCGGGATGCTCGCGACCGGCATGGACCGCGACAAGCGGACCCGGCTGTTCATCGACGTCGGCACCAACTGCGAGCTGGTCGTGAGCGACGGGGACCGGATCCTGTCGACCGCGGCACCGGCGGGCCCGGCGTTCGAGGGCGGCGCGATCAGGTGTGGCATGCGCGCCGCCGACGGCGCGATCGAGGTGATCAAGCTCGGCGCCACGCCCGAGGACGCCGTCCAGCTGGGCGTGATCGGCGACGTCGAGCCGAAGGGCCTGTGCGGCTCGGGGCTCGTCGACGCCGTGGCCGAGCTGGTGCGGGTCGGGCTGCTCGACGTCTCGGGCCGGTTCGTGCCGGACGAGCAGGCGCCGGAGGTCGCGCCGGCGCTGGCCGACCGGCTGACCAGGATCGGCGAGGAGCGGGTCTTCGTGCTGCACCGTCCCCACGCGGACGCCGTACCCGAGGAGTGCGTGGTGCTCTCGCAGCGCGACGTGCGCGAGCTCCAGTTCGCGAAGGCGGCGATCTCCACCGGCTGGACGCTGCTGCTCGAGGAGCTCGGGCTGGAGCACCGCGACGTCCAGCAGGTGCTGATGGCGGGCTCGTTCGGCAGCTACATCTCCCCCGCCTCCGCGGTCCGGATCGGGCTGGTCCCGAAGCTGCCCGTGCTGCGCATCGTCTCGGCCGGCAACGTGGCCGGCGAGGGCGCGAAGATGGCACTGCTGTCCGTGCGCGAACGGGCCGGTGCGGCGGCACTGCTGCAGGAGGTGACCTATGTCGAGCTCTCGGACCGCCCCGACTTCAACGACCGGTTCGTCGACCAGCTCGCCTTCTGA